One Chlamydiales bacterium genomic window, CCATTTGTTCCTGTAATGCCAATGGTAAGTAGCTGCAGCGATGGATCATGATAATAAGTAGAGGCAAGCTTTCCCTCAATTGAAGCAACGTCTGAGTGAATAATTTGAGGGATTTTACCAATAAATGGATTATAAAGGTCTGTTAAAACGGCAACAGCACCTCCAGAAATCGCTTCTGTAATATGCTTATGCCCATCATCTGAGGCTCCTTTTTTTGCAATGAACAAATTCCCTGGTGCTACATATTTGGAATTTGAACAAAGCCCTGTAATTTCTGTATCTTTCGAGCCTTTTATTAAAACAGATGGAATATCTTTAAATAATACCTTAAGTTTCATGATGCTTCTTTAGAGTTCCATTTTTCATATAAAATCTTGAGCTCCTTTAGCTCTGAAGACCAATCCGCTTTTTCAGCATTGTACCTAGGATCTCCTACTGGATACCCATAAGGATCATCAGGGGTTACTCCTAGATACTCTAAAGCGCGCGTACCAATCCCTCTAAAAACAAGCGCTGCACAAGTTCCACCCTGACTATTTTTGCCAACACCCGGAATATATACAGGCTCTGGTTCATCAATAGCAACCAATAAGACAAAACGTGGATTTTTTACAGGAGAAAACCCAATAAAACTAGAAAAAAAATCCACTTTGGAGTAGGTGCCATTTACAATTTTTTCAGCAGTACCTGTTTTACCAGCTTCTGTATACCCCCAGATATCAGCTTTTCTTGCAGTACCTCCAACTTTTGTTGTAGCTTTCATCGCGCGTACAACAGTATCGACAATATCACTATCAAACACTTTGACAAGCTCTTTTTTAATAGTATTATCTAATAACACAATTTCTTTTCCATCTCTTGTTTTTTTAACGATTTTCTTTACAAGAGTTGGTTTTACAGCATACCCACCATTTGCAAAAATGGCATGAGCGCAAAGAATTTGCAAGCTTGTAGCTTGGATATTGTGTCCCATTGCAATTGAATACGGCGTTGGCACAGACCACTCCAGCGTGCCATTAGGATGTTTTCTTCCAATCCTAGGAAGCAATCCTGGCACTTCCCCAGGAAGCTCTATACCCGTTTTAATTCCAAAACAGAAAAACTTTTCCAAACTATTTCTGTACCATTCAATACCCAGTGTTTTAACTAAACGCTCTACAAGTCTTCCCATATAGATATTTGAAGATTTTTGAATGGCCAAATAAGCATTCAGGTTGTAATGTAGATGCGTATCTCTAATAGGCTTTCTTCTTCCGGGAAAATTTCCATTACTCGTTGCAATTTTCTCTTCTAGAGTAAATAGAGGAGGCTTTCCCTGTTTTTTAAGTTCTTTATTTGCTTGCAAACAGATTGCAAGTGTGCATGGCTTCATTACAGAGCCAATTTCATTGGCATCTGTTATCGCACGTACTTTTGTTTGTTCAATCTTGCTAGGATCATTAAAATATTCCCGGTAACAAGCAGGCTCAAAAAAGGGATATTGAGCCATTGCTAGAATCTGCCCTGTGAAGGGGTCCATCATAACAGCCCACCCACTTTTAGCTTTTGCTCTTTTCACACCCTTTTCAATTTCCTCCTCACAAATTGCTTGCAAGCAGTGATTTACTGTTAAATAAATATCTGCCCCATCTTCAGGATCTTCTATAACTGATCCAAGCTCAAGAGGATTTCTTGGAGAATGAACTAGAAGCCTCTTTCCCTGTTTTCCTTTTAAAAGGTGATTAAATTGCAACTCTAAACCACCTGTGGGCAACCCTTCTTTAGTCTTTTCATCTTTATTCTCTCGAATCGTATGCAAAACCTGTCCGAGCAATCTTTTAAATGGATAAGATCTTCGATAATCATCAATAAAAAAAAGAGAGTTTTTGAGGATCTTTTCTTTACGCGCATAACCCTCCCACCAATTTTGGATAACAGATCTGGTAGAAAAGTCCAACCACATAGCAAGTTTTCTAGACCTGCTCTTACGATCAAACTCCGATCTAAATTCACTCCAATCTGATTTAGGAATATCTAAAACTTCTTTTAGATAGTCTGCTATCTCACTTTTTGCAAATTCAGGAATTTGTGATGGATCAATATAGAGATGAAACGCCTGCACATCAAATACAAAGGGTTGGTTTAAAACTGGATGCCCTTGTTTTATTTCTGTATTAGAAAAAAACGAACCTCTTTTAAAAGGTTCCAGAACAATTCTTTGATGCTGCCCTCTTGCTTCTTTTGCCCACTTCTCATTTTCTATAATTTGCAATTTATAATAATGAGCAATAAGCAAAGAAAAGAGGAAAAAAATAGCTATAGCCACAACTACAATGCGTTTTCTTCTTGTATTCATTTTACAATTATCTTATCTTGCCTAGGGTGTTTCAAATAGCTAAATTCTGGCTTTCTTGCAAGTTCAATCAAATTAATTGGGCTCTCAAAAACATCTATTTCATATTGAAAATGGCTATTTTCTTCCTGAATCATTTTAAGTTCTCTTGCAACAGCAGGAACCCTTAAACGCAATTTAGTAAGCTCCACATGTTGATTTAAATAAGAAAAAAGGAAAACACCACAAATAACAATAACACTTAGTATTTTAGTGAATATAAACATCCGCGTATACACAAAC contains:
- a CDS encoding penicillin-binding protein 2 yields the protein MNTRRKRIVVVAIAIFFLFSLLIAHYYKLQIIENEKWAKEARGQHQRIVLEPFKRGSFFSNTEIKQGHPVLNQPFVFDVQAFHLYIDPSQIPEFAKSEIADYLKEVLDIPKSDWSEFRSEFDRKSRSRKLAMWLDFSTRSVIQNWWEGYARKEKILKNSLFFIDDYRRSYPFKRLLGQVLHTIRENKDEKTKEGLPTGGLELQFNHLLKGKQGKRLLVHSPRNPLELGSVIEDPEDGADIYLTVNHCLQAICEEEIEKGVKRAKAKSGWAVMMDPFTGQILAMAQYPFFEPACYREYFNDPSKIEQTKVRAITDANEIGSVMKPCTLAICLQANKELKKQGKPPLFTLEEKIATSNGNFPGRRKPIRDTHLHYNLNAYLAIQKSSNIYMGRLVERLVKTLGIEWYRNSLEKFFCFGIKTGIELPGEVPGLLPRIGRKHPNGTLEWSVPTPYSIAMGHNIQATSLQILCAHAIFANGGYAVKPTLVKKIVKKTRDGKEIVLLDNTIKKELVKVFDSDIVDTVVRAMKATTKVGGTARKADIWGYTEAGKTGTAEKIVNGTYSKVDFFSSFIGFSPVKNPRFVLLVAIDEPEPVYIPGVGKNSQGGTCAALVFRGIGTRALEYLGVTPDDPYGYPVGDPRYNAEKADWSSELKELKILYEKWNSKEAS